One genomic window of Fusarium fujikuroi IMI 58289 draft genome, chromosome FFUJ_chr01 includes the following:
- a CDS encoding related to adenylate cyclases has protein sequence MERPDRLAGSSVGSASQASVPRSLPENHISGRRPVPNSAATSNGPPPPPPIPTLRSVPSSSSLSAAGMSAAQVISLAREAMQNAIESESQAAEAGAVSTGLRTGVTIDLSRKGIQKLPDEVVDIVKGDLERSVPMGSSSATRSDTDTYTVSRLALSHNQLTTLPARFSECTSLRYLNIRGNQIKEFPMPLCDLKSLEILDLGRNQLRSLPTDIVRLSSLKVLSIPKNQIRELPLCIADMGSLQVIKFEGNPINFPPRDAIQVQAASPPHEGIQKDNEVTEVAVTLQIKRFLKQHAVNGRSESDDTGDDSSEGAETPRFPLKRVASGRFPVKVSGADLPDIRSPNLGSRAPPIPSRSHYRGLSQQNSAFRRPGVMPLTIGNVNERVRSNSESLLRAERSESRNRRMGIVSRKPSDLGTLDEMQVNNRFSHYRGLSHGSAMQGNQATTKSPATPTEPYLARPIYVRRLSVLPERRRESKVYDPVMEAAKGILYSVFQIHPMIQMLMSLTSDGSAKRSSLEIVFYNTNSHVEELEQEIQKHENALVDLDDRSQRENENVHRACQTLVSAYGHVCTLLADNIDTFVNNGDARYIRTLLMLLYNSIMELRVTLSSVSAEDGRRQAASKGDQMGERTLRAHAREPSVTPTVGRSTGARNRNGTLVHHPINLRVATDVPVPTPLSAAYLNGNGRTATIASATPRSGESFSSIGSRGISSEFTEEDRQFEKIFLSLQRSTDLVMGTLPSFQAQLTGGLRNAMYQRTPESVIQHWKALITMCGHVIQQTEILKNRLSLIKLKEPGVRTQASFWSLCNNFSHSWADMIYQIKYGPNSVPLPPDTRARLRPIQQSIKETSNIISKSPWHYLFNHPSGTPNGQMHYPPRGMSPTQVPITPQSAALGPAMQATVPTTPQSGSFAAAFHGNVFDRADALMANPGISMGRNGGFGKGHMGFSSLSSLSSMSSDEGILPSHGPLGPVPLRLNGGKVAF, from the exons ATGGAACGGCCAGATCGACTCGCCGGCTCGTCCGTCGGTTCTGCATCGCAGGCTTCAGTCCCAAGAAGCTTACCCGAAAACCACATATCTGGACGTCGTCCAGTCCCAAACTCAGCAGCCACGTCTAACGGaccgccaccacctcctcctaTTCCTACCCTGCGAAGCGTTCCCTCCAGTTCCTCTCTTTCTGCCGCGGGCATGTCGGCAGCTCAGGTTATTAGTCTCGCGCGTGAGGCAATGCAAAATGCCATCGAAAGCGAGAGCCAAGCCGCCGAGGCAGGCGCCGTCAGCACAGGGCTCAGAACCGGTGTCACAATTGACCTCAGTCGCAAAGGGATCCAAAAACTACCAGATGAAGTTGTGGATATTGTCAAGGGTGATCTGGAGCGGTCCGTTCCTATGGGATCATCTTCAGCAACGCGGTCGGATACTGATACCTATACGGTCTCCAGACTAGCACTGTCTCATAACCAACTGACAACATTGCCGGCTCGCTTTTCTGAATGCACATCATTGCGATATCTCAACATCCGGGGCAATCAGATCAAGGAGTTTCCTATGCCT TTGTGTGATTTGAAATCATTGGagatccttgaccttggccgaAATCAACTTCGAAGTCTTCCTACAGATATTGTGAGACTCTCTTCATTGAAAGTTTTGTCTATTCCAAAGAACCAAATACGGGAGTTGCCACTATGTATTGCCGATATGGGCTCCTTGCAAGTGATCAAGTTTGAGGGCAATCCCATCAACTTTCCGCCGCGTGATGCAATACAAGTGCAAGCCGCAAGTCCCCCGCATGAAGGTATTCAGAAAGACAACGAAGTTACGGAAGTGGCGGTAACACTACAAATCAAGCGCTTTCTTAAACAGCATGCTGTCAACGGGCGATCCGAATCTGATGATACAGGCGACGATTCTAGCGAGGGCGCGGAAACCCCTCGCTTCCCATTGAAAAGGGTTGCAAGTGGGAGATTTCCTGTCAAAGTGAGTGGTGCCGATTTGCCTGATATTCGCTCTCCCAATCTCGGATCACGGGCGCCTCCGATACCATCGAGATCACACTATCGTGGACTTTCCCAACAAAACAGCGCTTTTCGGCGACCCGGTGTCATGCCATTGACGATTGGCAATGTCAATGAACGTGTTCGTAGCAACTCAGAAAGCCTTTTGAGGGCGGAACGGTCAGAGAGCCGCAACAGGCGCATGGGAATTGTCTCGAGAAAACCCTCTGACCTTGGTACACTCGATGAGATGCAAGTGAACAATCGATTCAGTCATTATCGTGGCCTGAGTCATGGGTCTGCCATGCAAGGTAACCAAGCAACGACGAAGAGCCCTGCGACACCAACGGAACCATACTTGGCACGTCCCATCTACGTGAGACGTCTTTCTGTCCTCCCTGAACGGAGGCGAGAATCAAAAGTCTATGATCCAGTCATGGAAGCTGCTAAGGGCATCCTCTACTCGGTCTTTCAGATCCATCCTATGATCCAGATGCTCATGAGCTTGACGAGTGATGGGTCTGCTAAGCGCTCTAGCCTTGAGATCGTGTTCTACAACACCAACTCCCATGTTGAGGAATTGGAGCAGGAAATCCAGAAACACGAGAACGCCTTGGTCGACCTCGACGACCGCTCCCAAAGAGAGAACGAAAACGTCCATCGAGCCTGTCAAACTCTGGTTAGTGCATATGGCCACGTTTGTACACTTTTAGCCGATAACATCGATACTTTCGTGAACAACGGAGATGCTCGATATATTCGAACACTCTTGATGTTGCTCTACAATAGTATCATGGAACTGCGTGTGACGCTGTCGTCTGTCAGCGCAGAGGATGGGCGTCGGCAAGCAGCCTCCAAGGGAGACCAGATGGGTGAGCGTACTCTCAGGGCGCATGCACGCGAACCTTCCGTTACTCCCACTGTTGGTAGGTCAACAGGAGCCCGCAACCGCAACGGCACTCTGGTACACCATCCGATCAATTTGCGCGTTGCTACAGATGTGCCTGTGCCTACACCCCTTTCTGCGGCTTACCTCAATGGCAATGGTCGAACCGCCACCATTGCATCGGCCACACCGCGATCAGGAGAATCTTTCTCCTCGATAGGCAGCCGCGGGATTTCTTCCGAGTtcacagaagaagatcggCAGTTTGAGAAAATATTCCTATCCTTGCAAAGGTCGACTGATCTCGTTATGGGGACACTTCCCAGTTTCCAAGCCCAACTGACAGGTGGCTTGAGGAACGCCATGTATCAGAGGACCCCAGAAAGTGTGATTCAGCACTGGAAAGCCTTGATAACCATGTGCGGACATGTTATTCAACAGACGGAGATTCTCAAGAACAGACTGTCACTTATCAAACTTAAGGAGCCTGGAGTTAGAACACAGGCGAGCTTTTGGAGTCTCTGTAACAACTTCAGTCACTCTTGGGCGGATATGATCTATCAGATCAAATATGGACCCAACAGTGTTCCACTGCCTCCCGATACAAGGGCACGATTGCGTCCGATTCAGCAGAGTATTAAGGAAaccagcaacatcatctccaagtccCCTTGGCACTATCTTTTCAACCACCCCTCAGGTACGCCGAACGGGCAGATGCACTACCCCCCTCGCGGTATGTCACCAACTCAGGTCCCGATCACTCCGCAGAGTGCTGCTTTGGGACCCGCCATGCAGGCGACAGTTCCCACGACGCCGCAAAGTGGTTCATTCGCAGCGGCATTCCACGGGAATGTCTTTGACCGCGCCGACGCTCTCATGGCCAACCCTGGCATCTCTATGGGGCGTAATGGAGGGTTTGGAAAGGGTCATATGGGATTCAGCTCACTGTCTTCCCTATCTTCTATGTCCTCAGACGAGGGAATACTTCCTTCTCATGGGCCACTTGGACCAGTGCCACTCCGCTTGAACGGAGGCAAAGttgccttttag
- a CDS encoding recQ-like protein, with translation MPPLKRTSSCTDVGFTLRRQFHKEDFRPHQREIIEAALDGFDVYVQAATSFGKSLCFQLPAVIDQGIEALTASGIEANFYSSITPYDDRRRIERDLESGHPRTRLLYVTPELCSGSRFRERLQLVYKQKELARIAIDEAHCVSEWGHDFRKDFKRLSWFRDTFPDVPIMCLTATANPQVRQDVLSILKLDQTPERTREFLMNPQRQNLHLEIRYTKDEEDNRLQDFLRWINAVYDRRKQSERKAELEQVNERVESVPGIIYTISRDECETLAASLRSEGIGAMPFHAKLTKEVKEETLARWINNESGYDIIVATTAFGMGIDKNNVRFVVHWRIPKSFEGYYQEAGRAGRDGNASYCFLYYSREDLERVTRLIRSDAKAETNQIARLKSLQALAQYCEDTDKCRHASICKYFGESSTPECDFACDWHKDPQELEMRFMRGLASEEWVSTQAMQGTYDVGYYDE, from the exons ATGCCACCTCTGAAAAGAACAAGTTCATGCACAGATGTTGGTTTTACTCTTCGTCGCCAATTTCACAAGGAAGATTTCAG GCCTCACCAGCGTGAAATCATTGAAGCTGCTCTCGACGGCTTTGATGTTTACGTCCAAGCAGCCACGTCCTTTGGCAAGAGTCTTTGCTTTCAGCTACCAGCAGTCATCGACCAAGGCA TTGAAGCCCTAACAGCCTCCGGTATCGAAGCCAACTTTTACAGCAGCATAACTCCTTATGATGATCGGCGCCGCATTGAGCGCGATCTTGAGAGCGGGCATCCGAGGACCAGGCTATTGTATGTCACGCCCGAGTTATGTTCTGGCTCACGCTTTCGCGAACGGCTGCAGCTAGTCTACAAGCAAAAGGAGCTTGCACGTATCGCCATCGACGAAGCTCATTGTGTGTCAGAATGGGGCCATGACTTTCGAAAAGACTTCAAACGTCTATCTTGGTTTCGAGACACTTTCCCAGATGTACCAATAATGTGTCTTACGGCTACGGCAAACCCGCAGGTTCGCCAAGACGTACTCTCTATTTTGAAACTCGATCAAACTCCAGAAAGAACGAGAGAATTTTTGATGAACCCTCAACGTCAAAATTTGCATCTTGAAATTCGGTACACcaaggacgaagaagatAACCGTCTGCAGGATTTTCTACGATGGATCAACGCTGTTTACGACCGTCGTAAACAAAGTGAGAGAAAGGCAGAACTCGAACAGGTCAACGAAAGAGTCGAAAGTGTTCCTGGGATCATATACACTATATCTCGGGATGAATGCGAGACCCTGGCAGCCTCCCTTCGTTCAGAAGGCATTGGGGCCATGCCCTTTCATGCCAAGCTCACCAAGGAAGTCAAGGAAGAAACACTCGCCCGGTGGATTAACAACGAGTCGGGGTACGATATCATTGTTGCCACGACCGCCTTCGGCATGGGTATTGACAAGAATAACGTACGCTTTGTTGTCCACTGGCGTATTCCCAAGTCTTTCGAAGGTTACTACCAAGAAGCTGGCCGTGCTGGTCGAGATGGCAATGCAAGCTATTGCTTTCTTTACTACAGCCGAGAAGACCTGGAGCGTGTCACGAGATTGATCAGATCCGATGCCAAAGCTGAGACGAATCAGATCGCCAGACTCAAGAGTTTGCAGGCCCTGGCTCAATACTGCGAAGACACTGATAAGTGCCGACATGCTTCCATATGCAAATATTTTGGAGAATCCAGCACACCAGAATGCGACTTTGCTTGTGATTGGCACAAGGATCCCCAAGAACTTGAGATGAGATTTATGAGGGGCTTAGCAAGTGAAGAGTGGGTGAGCACGCAGGCAATGCAGGGCACTTATGATGTTGGGTATTATGACGAGTAA
- a CDS encoding related to C6 transcription factor, with the protein MPQRESSDVSSAGSPPAPKRRRRRPARSCEQCRRRKIRCSLGQPCNGCVRARAPMQCSYRDGSPVVVTRGSEVFSSVPAERTESQGPDTSTQRSREAHHRSPVNRPPQPENSDRTVSNSHSYLPRTIPAPQTPIPAQSSTSIPPFTPRLRHVPEKTKLFGQTHWLHTAEKFPVSGNFHPVEIEPSWEDAKSDFYDALKEARILRFGLKKKNFPTLDQPIKDLRETLPSKVVCDELIACYLRTFEPLYRIIHIPSFQREYDRMWAGEETQPVPSISLVRLTLILALGTTFANFDTEEEMNQLWRLAQTWVQNAQWWLTGPNEKTAYNLDGLQIFCLLIIARQSTFNCRGATSWLSSGSLLRAAITMGLHRDPKLFAGLTLFQREFRARLWATVLELAVQSCLDLGLPLQLSEQDFDASIPSNYDDSDLESTSPGAPKSLDKFTDSYLQIMLAKSLPLRVEVIGLLNDFRQEKTYEKAMALGSQLRTACRDVAAFFHLTQHNPMNMRKGSSIEANEFHRKLLDIHLRRFVMFLHRDFMLQARTDPRFYLSRKVCVESALVIASGSKGADFSLPMQVWDDFSRLSFVGRGLSKCALSFDAMLILALEIITELQDESTPTHEPDILSEMAKATRAPMINTLEEIYVQLRCMIVRGNLSLKRLLFSNAHLAHIRALEAGRPVKPAVHEAVTSTLRDCVAMLKDIQAVTTPHESVITSDSLSSDFLGTDIFSNSNLIEWDISDLLGFPTASKDSQSQWPVMD; encoded by the exons ATGCCGCAAAGGGAATCCTCGGATGTATCTTCTGCTGGAAGTCCCCCAGCTCCCAAACGCCGCCGAAGGCGACCCGCTCGGTCTTGTGAGCAATGCCGGCGCCGCAAGATTCGCTGCAGTCTGGGCCAACCTTGCAACGGCTGTGTTCGGGCTCGGGCACCGATGCAATGTTCTTACCGTGACGGGAGCCCTGTTGTAGTGACTCGGGGTTCTGAAGTCTTCTCCTCGGTGCCGGCTGAACGGACTGAAAGCCAGGGACCCGATACATCAACACAGCGAAGTCGAGAAGCACATCACCGCAGCCCAGTAAACCGACCACCACAACCTGAAAACAGTGATAGGACTGTGTCAAATTCACATAGCTATCTTCCAAGAACTATTCCAGCCCCTCAAACACCCATCCCAGCCCAgtcatcaacctcaatcCCTCCCTTTACACCCAGGTTGCGTCATGTACCTGAAAAGACGAAGCTATTTGGCCAAACACATTGGCTTCACACTGCAGAGAAG TTTCCTGTTTCAGGTAATTTCCATCCTGTCGAGATTGAACCATCATGGGAGGATGCCAAATCCGACTTCTACGACGCCTTGAAAGAAGCTCGCATCCTACGTTTTGGTCTcaagaaaaagaactttCCAACACTAGATCAACCCATAAAGGATCTTCGGGAGACCTTACCGTCCAAGGTGGTTTGCGATGAACTCATTGCTTGTTATCTCCGCACATTCGAACCCCTGTATCGCATCATCCATATCCCCTCCTTTCAGAGAGAGTACGACCGGATGTGGGCAGGCGAGGAAACACAACCTGTGCCATCTATATCTCTCGTTAGACTGACCTTAATACTTGCCCTCGGGACTACGTTTGCCAATTTTGACACggaggaagagatgaacCAGTTGTGGCGGCTTGCGCAGACATGGGTTCAGAATGCCCAGTGGTGGCTCACAGGTCCAAATGAAAAGACCGCTTACAATCTCGATGGTCTGCAGATATTCTGTCTGCTAATAATCGCCCGTCAATCGACCTTTAATTGTCGTGGAGCAACGTCATGGCTGTCCTCGGGTTCGCTACTGCGCGCCGCCATCACCATGGGCCTTCACCGCGACCCGAAGTTATTTGCTGGCTTAACCCTCTTCCAAAGGGAGTTTCGAGCTCGACTATGGGCCACTGTGCTGGAGTTGGCTGTCCAGTCATGTCTAGATCTTGGCTTGCCACTGCAGCTTTCAGAACAGGACTTCGATGCTTCCATTCCATCTAACTACGATGATTCGGATCTAGAGTCAACTTCTCCAGGGGCACCAAAATCATTGGACAAATTTACAGACTCGTACCTGCAAATAATGCTGGCCAAATCTCTTCCTTTGAGAGTTGAAGTCATAGGCCTACTAAACGACTTTCGACAAGAGAAAACATATGAAAAAGCAATGGCTTTAGGATCACAGCTGCGCACGGCGTGCCGAGATGTCGCCGCCTTCTTCCATTTAACACAACATAACCCGATGAACATGAGAAAGGGATCAAGCATTGAGGCGAATGAATTCCATCGCAAACTTCTCGACATACACCTTCGCCGGTTCGTTATGTTTCTTCACCGCGACTTCATGCTCCAAGCAAGGACTGATCCCCGGTTCTACCTTTCTCGTAAGGTGTGTGTTGAGTCTGCCCTGGTCATTGCTTCTGGAAGTAAGGGCGCCGATTTCAGCTTGCCTATGCAGGTATGGGATGACTTTTCTCGGCTGTCTTTCGTTGGACGTGGCCTTTCTAAGTGTGCATTGAGTTTTGATGCTATGCTCATCTTGGCCCTCGAGATCATTACTGAACTTCAAGACGAGTCGACACCAACACACGAACCTGATATTCTCAGCGAGATGGCAAAGGCTACCCGTGCTCCCATGATCAACACACTCGAAGAGATATATGTGCAACTTCGCTGCATGATCGTACGGGGCAACCTCAGCCTTAAGAGGCTCCTCTTCTCGAATGCTCACCTGGCACATATTCGAGCATTGGAGGCGGGCCGGCCTGTGAAGCCAGCGGTACACGAGGCTGTAACATCGACGCTCCGCGACTGTGTGGCAATGCTCAAAGACATCCAGGCAGTTACAACACCCCATGAATCAGTGATAACTTCGGATAGCTTGAGTAGCGACTTTCTTGGTACAGATATTTTCTCAAAT AGTAATCTTATTGAGTGGGACATATCCGACCTTCTCGGCTTCCCAACTGCCAGTAAAGATAGCCAATCTCAGTGGCCAGTTATGGACTAA
- a CDS encoding related to TSC13-required for elongation of VLCFA moiety of sphingolipids, producing MASLRSITLTNRSPRQPIKNLPQSIEVDPDTTVEGLKVLIAKETKLGDFNRIGIYDPTTKKTLKNRKARLVDEPAVVSTGEVLVKDMGASKLVKDLEEHVLTLVTGYQIAWRTVFVVEYFGPIIFHALAVAARPYIYRNGDGDMSRTQWITFAMIMLHFFKREYETLFVHKFSANTMPWKNIFKNSFFYWAVSGVLCAYAIYHPNSLAAKADVPVIDAVGVALYCFGEFMNALVHQYLSSLRSTGGTERKIPVGYGFGIVTCPNYLYEVLAWVGVILVSRDWTVAFFISIGAAQMISWAKGKERAYRKEFGDKYKKKRYVIFPGLI from the exons ATGGCTTCTCTTCGATCTATCACGCTCACCAATCGCT CTCCAAGGCAACCGATCAAGAACCTCCCACAGTCGATTGAGGTCGACCCTGATACCACTGTTGAAGGACTCAAGGTCCTCATTGCAAAGGAAACCAAGCTTGGAGACTTCAATCGCATCGGAATCTATGATCCTACCACGAAAAAGACTCTCAAGAACCGCAAGGCTCGTCTCGTCGATGAGCCCGCCGTAGTTTCCACTGGCGAGGTTCTCGTAAAAGACATGGGTGCGTCGAAACTGGTCAAAGACCTTGAGGAGCATGTTCTAACTCTTGTCACAGGATATCAAATCGCTTGGAGAaccgtcttcgtcgtcgagTATTTCGGACCCATCATCTTCCACGCCCTCGCTGTCGCTGCTCGCCCCTACATCTACCGCAATGGAGACGGCGACATGTCTCGAACCCAATGGATCACCTTTGCTATGATCATGCTACACTTCTTCAAGCGCGAGTATGAGACGCTCTTTGTCCACAAGTTTTCTGCCAACACAATGCCCTGGAAGaacatcttcaagaacaGCTTCTTCTACTGGGCTGTCTCTGGTGTTCTCTGCGCCTACGCCATCTACCACCCCAACTCCCTTGCAGCCAAGGCCGACGTTCCTGTCATTGATGCCGTTGGCGTTGCTCTTTATTGCTTTGGCGAGTTTATGAATGCCCTCGTTCACCAATATCTTTCGAGTCTGCGTTCTACTGGTGGCACTGAGCGCAAGATTCCTGTTGGTTATGGTTTCGGCATTGTCACTTGCCCGAACTATTTGTATGAGGTGCTTGCCTGGGTCGGAGTCATCCTTGTCAGCCGTGACTGGACCGTCGCTTTCTTTATCTCTATTGGTGCTGCACAGATGATTAGCTGGGCCAAGGGTAAGGAGCGCGCCTATCGCAAAGAGTTCGGTgacaagtacaagaagaagagatacGTCATCTTCCCCGGTCTTATCTGA
- a CDS encoding probable ribosomal protein Rps8bp, whose product MGISRDSRHKRSASGAKRAYYRKKRAFEAGRQGANTRIGPKRIHTVRTRGGNHKYRALRLDSGNFAWGSEGLTRKTRVIAVAYHPSNNELVRTNTLTKSAVVQVDAAPFRQWYEAHYGQAIGRRRQKAQAAKEGKTEEEVKKSNAVEKKQAARLSSRGKVESAIEKQFEAGRLYAVVSSRPGQSGRVDGYILEGEELAFYQRKLHK is encoded by the exons ATGGGTATCTCGCGTGACTCTCGACACAAGCGCTCCGCCTCCGGTGCCAAGCGTGCCTACTACC GGAAGAAGCGCGCTTTCGAGGCTGGTCGCCAGGGTGCCAACACCCGTATTGGCCCCAAGCGCATTCACACCGTCCGAACCCGAGGTGGTAACCACAAGTACCGTGCCCTCCGTCTCGACTCCGGCAACTTTGCCTGGGGTTCCGAGGGTCTGACCCGCAAGACCCGTGTCATTGCCGTCGCCTACCACCCTTCCAACAACGAGCTTGTCCGAACCAACACCCTCACCAAGAGCGCCGTCGTCCAGGTCGATGCCGCTCCCTTCCGACAGTGGTACGAGGCCCACTACGGCCAGGCCATCGGCCGAAGACGCCAGAAGGCtcaggctgccaaggagggcaagaccGAGGAGGAGGTGAAGAAGTCCAAcgctgttgagaagaagcaggctgcCCGTCTGTCTTCCCGCGGCAAGGTCGAGAGCGCCATCGAGAAGCAGTTCGAGGCTGGTCGACTTTACGCCGTTGTTTCCAGCCGACCCGGCCAGTCTGGCCGTGTTGATGGTTACATTCTGGAGGGTGAGGAGCTCGCTTTCTACCAGCGTAAGCTCCACAAGTAA